The DNA segment ATGACTCTTTAATCTTCACTATTGTATAGTATTTCACTATGGAAATCatcataaatttttttttagtCCATCTCACTGCTCATTTTTGGTCTGCATACAACTCTTAGCTTGCATCATGGAAATTATCACCAAACTATCCCCAACTAAAGTAAAGTAGTGGCACCAATTAAGGGTTTGCGTGTTTCAAAGTAGACAGAAAAGACATTTGATAGCAGAATAATCTGAAGTGTTGCACATCAAAATGAAATCGTTTGTTCGTTTTAACCAATTTAAGAGATTTTCTCATCGTTCAGCAAGTGGATTTACGTCCAATTTAAGATCGACGAGACCAGTCTTACAATCTAGCTTTTTGCCAAGATCAATCTTATTTACTGCAGGAGTGTTTGGTGCTACAATTGGAGGgttttatttatttgatgcCAGGTCAGCAATCCATGAGTATGTTTTCTGTCCGCTAATCAGACAATTCACTAGTGCGGAACAGGGTCATAAGTTTGGtatttttttgatgaagTATGGATTGGTGCCTAAGTTGTTGGACGAGCATCTCAATGATACGTCGGATGTGTTGGGAGTTGATGTGTTTGGCACCAGATTGAGATCACCTATCGGATTAGCTGCGGGATTGGATAAGGATGGTGAAGCCATCGATGCGTTGTTTGACGTTGGGTTTTCGTACGTTGAAATCGGGTCCATTACCCCCGAACCACAGCCTGGTAACCCTACTCCTAGGTTTTTCAGATTACCTAGAGACGATGCCGTTATCAACAGATACGGGTTCAATTCTACTGGTCATTTCAACGTCGTTGCATCGTTAAAGGTGAGATTCGCGAAGTTGCTTGAAAGCTTTAGGATCAACCACAATTCTGACCAGAATCCCACTTCCAATTCATTCAGAGACGGCAAATTATTGGGTGTTAACTTAGGAAAGAATAAATTCGGAGACGAAGTCACCGATTACGTGAAGGGTGTCAGCAGATTGGGTCCGTATGCGGATGTATTGATTGTCAATGTTTCATCTCCAAATACTCCCGGCTTGAGGGACTTGCAAAGCGAGCTGAAATTGACTAACTTGTTGGCTACCGTGGTCAAGGAAAGAAACACCCTAGGCGTCAATCTCTTGAACAAGAAGCCGCCAGTCTTGGTCAAAGTTGCTCCCGACTTAACCGAGCCAGAAATCGAATCAATTGCCAACTCTGCAAAGGCTGCGAAGGTTGACGGGATAATCATCTCCAACACCACAATTCAAAGGCCCACCGAGAATTTACTCACCACCAACACAAATTTGATCAACCAAACTGGTGGATTATCCGGTAAGCCATTAAAGCCATTATCCTTGAAGGCCTTAAAAACCTTGAGGAAGTACACCAAGGACTCTGACTTGGTTTTAGTCGGTTGTGGAGGTATCTCTAGCGGAAAAGACGCATTAGAATTCGGTAAGGCTGGTGCCACTTTTATCGAGTTATACACGGCTTTTGCCTACAAAGGGCCTGCATTACCATCGAAGATAAGAGACGAATTGGTCGTcgaattgaagaaagaaggCAAGACATGGCAACAAATTATTGGTGAAGACGATAAATAGTTAAAGCAAAGTTTCACGTGAtccaaaaaattgaagttttGATTTCGGCgaaatcaataatgtaAACAGAAGTAAACATACTATATATACGAGATAATCAACGagcatatatatatatacgtTGTAAGAATAATGGCTTCATCCCCAAGGCCTACGACTCCTAACTCACAAAAGAAGAGATCTGGTCGTCGTCAGCTGCACCGCTCTTCTGGAGCTTATAATATACTCCCACAATCACCTAAGATACATTATCCAGTGGATCCAGATAATTTACCATTAGAGGCGCCAGGTAACACAGAAAAGTTTGAGCTGCTCTCAGATGCATTAGAAGAGCTCGATGTGAATATGACAAATTTACAGCTGATCCATGAGGCAATATCGGACGGgtttaatgaatcatttgCTAGTTTCTTGTATGGATTGTCTATAACGATGTGGTGCGTTGATTTTCCGGGTTGTCCATCGAGAAATCAATGGGAAAAGCTCAAGTTGGTAGAGGGCTTAGACGATAGGATACTGGAGCTCGCGGAGAAAATACGGCTGCATAGGGAGGAAAACGAGAGATTGAAGAACAGGCTCGCGTCTAATGTTGTTGAGTCTACGGAGGAGGTAGAAAACCATAGCGATAGTCATGAGAATAGAAAACCTCAACATCTGCATAGGGTGGGTAAAGGGCCCACAAGACAAGTCGATGAGGGGGACGATACATATATGACAAACGAGGGCTCGTTCGTGGTGAATCCTTCAGCTCCGAGTGCAACCAGAATACCCCAGCCCGTGAAAACTGCTCCTAGAAGATTCACCAAACACacaccaccaccaccaccaccaccaccaccggCGGATACAAGCATGCATTCAAGTTACAGGGGTCCGAATCTTAACCAACCCCCAAGATACATGCGCGGGTTGTTCGACAGTACCAATCGCCCTACTACACCCTCTAACAATAGGTCCAAAAGAGTCGCTAATCCGAATAGAATTCAAAAGGCCACTGGTAGACCTCCATTTCGATAATTATTTGTgtattatatatgtatattagtGAACGCAATCCTAGCAAAGCATAAATATATTGCTGAGTTAGTTTCTGTTAATATTGCAGGATATGCCTGCTGATCCGTAATTCGTTactatcattattttctgaCGTTTAAAGCATATTGAAAGTACTTCCTTCGTCACATTCAAATCAACCTTCGGTTAGTTTTAGCATAAGTTCATGTTTAACCTGCTGAACTGATTTTTGCTGCTGACTGGCAATTACCAATAAATAAtccttattttcaatagagtttaaaataatttgcCTCCTGAGTTGTTCTTCATAGCTTATGGATGTATCACTGTTGGATTCATGTGCTGAAGACATTATTGgctattatatataaaccATGATTGTAATATTGGCGAATTTTGTGTGCGCATAATTTTATCACTtcaattttcatatttatcaCCAACATTTAAGACACCATCAAGGGTACAATTAAGCTTAAAAATGTCAGAACAGCCATTGTCCCAAGACGAAAAGAGACGTCTTTTGagagaaagaagacaagCCAAAATGGCTAGGGGTAAAGCTAGTGAaagattgaataatattctttCTCAAGGCTCTTCTGTAAAAGGTACCACCGATCCTGTGTCGGTCTTCGATTCCAAGCCTGAACCGACCGCTTCATCTACGAAACCAGCAGAGGTTTCCCCTGCTGTAAGTTCACATCGTGATCCTGAGGATGATCCAGACCTTATGGATATTGACAATGTTACACCTGAAATTAAGGTGGATGAGCCTAATATTGACAAAATGTTGAGCGATATATTTGGAGCAAATGTAGGGGGAAATGCAACAGATTCAAGTCAAGACGACTTCATGG comes from the Debaryomyces hansenii CBS767 chromosome B complete sequence genome and includes:
- a CDS encoding DEHA2B10560p (highly similar to CA4745|CaURA1 Candida albicans CaURA1 dihydroorotate dehydrogenase), with amino-acid sequence MKSFVRFNQFKRFSHRSASGFTSNLRSTRPVLQSSFLPRSILFTAGVFGATIGGFYLFDARSAIHEYVFCPLIRQFTSAEQGHKFGIFLMKYGLVPKLLDEHLNDTSDVLGVDVFGTRLRSPIGLAAGLDKDGEAIDALFDVGFSYVEIGSITPEPQPGNPTPRFFRLPRDDAVINRYGFNSTGHFNVVASLKVRFAKLLESFRINHNSDQNPTSNSFRDGKLLGVNLGKNKFGDEVTDYVKGVSRLGPYADVLIVNVSSPNTPGLRDLQSESKLTNLLATVVKERNTLGVNLLNKKPPVLVKVAPDLTEPEIESIANSAKAAKVDGIIISNTTIQRPTENLLTTNTNLINQTGGLSGKPLKPLSLKALKTLRKYTKDSDLVLVGCGGISSGKDALEFGKAGATFIELYTAFAYKGPALPSKIRDELVVELKKEGKTWQQIIGEDDK
- a CDS encoding DEHA2B10582p (weakly similar to uniprot|P53267 Saccharomyces cerevisiae YGR113W DAM1 Component of the DASH complex) is translated as MASSPRPTTPNSQKKRSGRRQSHRSSGAYNILPQSPKIHYPVDPDNLPLEAPGNTEKFESLSDALEELDVNMTNLQSIHEAISDGFNESFASFLYGLSITMWCVDFPGCPSRNQWEKLKLVEGLDDRISELAEKIRSHREENERLKNRLASNVVESTEEVENHSDSHENRKPQHSHRVGKGPTRQVDEGDDTYMTNEGSFVVNPSAPSATRIPQPVKTAPRRFTKHTPPPPPPPPPADTSMHSSYRGPNLNQPPRYMRGLFDSTNRPTTPSNNRSKRVANPNRIQKATGRPPFR
- a CDS encoding DEHA2B10604p (no similarity), producing MSSAHESNSDTSISYEEQLRRQIILNSIENKDYLLVIASQQQKSVQQVKHELMLKLTEG